The Methanobacterium formicicum genome window below encodes:
- a CDS encoding histidine kinase dimerization/phosphoacceptor domain -containing protein, which yields MSTGEQSKDQLLNELEELQKRINRLTEENQRLKDDNQYLISLADSEEIFLKIFNNANDAIFLHKLSEEGVSGNFMEINSVASEILGYTREELLQMAPLDVVGGESFPGTGHPDDWDKQSKITFETFLKAKDGRRIPVEINTHIFTFNHEKLSLSIARDITERKKMEDELRISLEEKEMLLREIHHRVKNNLMIISSLLNLQSRYIKDKQVLDVFKDSQNRARSMALIHDRLYQSSHLKRIDIGDYIQTLAGDLFRTYATDPTRIKLNFDIEEVMVDINTMIPLGLIVNELLSNSLKHAFPEEREGHIDIGFHSQDHSYQLIVSDNGVGFPEDINYQDTKSLGLRLVNILTDQIDGTIKLKREHGTNFIIEFKEKQYR from the coding sequence ATGAGTACTGGGGAACAATCAAAAGATCAACTCTTAAATGAGCTGGAAGAGTTACAAAAGCGGATTAATAGACTTACAGAGGAAAATCAGCGGCTAAAAGATGATAATCAATATTTGATATCTTTGGCCGATAGTGAGGAGATATTCCTTAAAATATTTAACAATGCCAACGATGCTATTTTCCTGCACAAACTCAGTGAAGAGGGAGTATCCGGAAATTTTATGGAAATAAACAGTGTGGCCAGTGAGATACTGGGTTACACCCGTGAAGAACTCCTGCAAATGGCCCCCCTGGATGTGGTAGGTGGGGAATCATTCCCTGGAACCGGTCACCCGGATGACTGGGATAAACAGAGTAAAATTACCTTTGAAACCTTTTTAAAAGCCAAGGACGGTAGAAGGATACCAGTGGAAATTAACACTCATATCTTTACATTCAACCATGAAAAACTTTCTCTATCCATTGCCCGTGACATAACTGAACGCAAGAAGATGGAAGATGAATTGAGAATTTCCCTGGAAGAAAAAGAAATGCTATTAAGGGAGATCCACCACCGGGTCAAGAACAACCTGATGATCATCTCCAGTCTCCTGAACCTCCAGTCACGTTATATAAAAGATAAACAGGTTTTAGATGTTTTCAAGGATAGCCAGAACCGTGCCCGGTCCATGGCCCTTATCCATGACCGGTTGTACCAGTCCAGTCACCTGAAAAGAATAGATATTGGTGATTATATTCAGACACTGGCCGGAGACCTTTTCCGTACTTATGCTACTGATCCTACCAGAATAAAACTAAATTTCGATATTGAAGAGGTGATGGTGGACATAAACACCATGATCCCCCTGGGACTCATTGTAAATGAACTACTATCCAATTCACTGAAACATGCCTTTCCTGAAGAGCGAGAAGGTCACATTGACATTGGTTTCCATTCCCAGGATCATTCCTACCAGCTAATTGTCAGTGATAATGGTGTGGGATTCCCGGAGGATATTAATTATCAGGACACTAAATCTCTGGGATTGCGCCTGGTGAACATTTTAACGGACCAAATCGATGGGACCATAAAACTTAAACGGGAACACGGCACAAATTTCATTATTGAGTTTAAAGAAAAGCAATACCGATAA